Sequence from the Megalops cyprinoides isolate fMegCyp1 chromosome 4, fMegCyp1.pri, whole genome shotgun sequence genome:
GCGAATGCAACATGAAATGGATCGTGGGCTGCGTTTGGAGACACACGACAAGGCCAGCGTGAAGATGTTGCCCACTTACGTGCGCTCCACCCCAGAGGGTTCAGGTACACACTCTCAACCAGGTGCTGGGGAAAAAACCCTGGGCCCTCTGTGGACCTCATATTTACAACGCAGCATTGCTAAATGTCTGCACAAAAAATCAGAGAGGAACATATTAATTGACCTACCAGTGTCTTGCTTAGATAGTTTGAACTGAGCATccctgctttcattttcagtagtGACATGGATTACCTAATATGGAATTGGCCTTTTAAACAGATGATTGTGTGTCTGAATTCCACAAGGGACAATTTCATATTCAGACAGTATCTTTAAAAATCCAGGTCATTTCAGTGTATATGGTCATTTCACGTAAATGAAAGTGTGCATACTGAAATGGCTGCCCACTCTATCTTGTCCATTTGGAGACTGTATTGGCTGTTGTAACTATATTGCTGTTTTCCTATAACTGTCTGTCAGAGGTGGGGGATTTCTTGGCCCTGGACCTTGGAGGGACAAATTTCCGGGTGATGCTGGTGAAGGTGGGAGAGGATGAGGAAAGGGGCTGGAAGGTGGAGACGAAGCACCAGATGTACTCCATCCCAGAGGATGCCATGACGGGCACAGCAGAAATGGTGAGTGCCCGGGCCTAAGGCGGCAATGGCATAACAGCTGGATGGACATAAGGGCTATATGGTTTATCTCTATATTCCTGCTCGCTTATGAGGACCTTTTTAAGATGTCATTACTGTCAGTGTTCTAAGCTGGCATGTatttctccctgctctgcaAAGCTCTTTGACTACGTTGCTGAGTGCATCTCAGACTTTCTGACCAAGCACCACCTTAAGCACAAGAAGCTGCCCCTAGGCTTCACCTTCTCCTTCCCCGTACGTCACGAGGACATAGATAAGGTGAGAGTCGCAGGCACCGAGCTAACATGCACGGAGTAGGTACTCACACACATGACACTGACATACCTGTCCCTTCTTCCCAGGGAATCCTGCTGAATTGGACCAAAGGTTTCAAGGCCTCCGGGGCTGAAGGCAACAACGTGGTGGGCTTGCTCCGGGATGCCATCAAAAGGAGAGGGGTCAGTCAGGCCATCCATTTACTCACCAGCCACACTGGTTCAAAACCTGCAGGATTAGTAATGATACTGTGCATACAAGTGGGGCCCACTGTATAATACCCGGATGGCCTGTGGCCCTTAAATCTGAAAGCAATGTTGCCTGGGCCCTCTGTTAAATTCATACACGCTTGCAAAGCAATCAATCCAGGCAAGGCATGTGTCAAACCTCTATGACTCTCTACCACTCAGGACTTTGAGATGGATGTTGTTGCGATGGTAAACGACACAGTGGCCACAATGATTTCCTGTTACTACGAGGACCGTAGCTGTGAGGTTGGGATGATTGTAGGTGAGGAGGAATTCCCTTGAACCATCAAGTTGCGGTGGTTTAATGACACAGTACTTCACACGTGCTCCCACATGTACTTTTGTCATCAGTGGCTGCATGGCTGACTTCTTCCTCCTCCAAtcaccttctctccctctctctttgtctctcgcTCGCGCTCAGGGACAGGTTGCAATGCGTGCTACATGGAGGAGATGCGCACGGTGGAGCtagtggagggggaggaggggcgcATGTGTGTGAACACCGAATGGGGAGCTTTTGGAGGTAACGGCGAGCTGGAGGAGTTCCGCCTTGAGTACGACAGGGTGGTGGACGAGATGTCACTCAATCCAGGCCAGCAGCTGTGAGTCCCATTCTTCAGAGATCCCTCTCAGTTATACCTATAGGCAGTTGTACAGTGTAGTTGTAAAGAATCGGGCTTGTATCCCGAGGATTGCAGGCTTCCTGGGTGGAGCACTAACAGTATACACTTTGGTACAAGGTACTTAGCCAAAGtgtaaaataatagtaaatgtccctctgtataaatggatatcatattaaaatataagctgtgtaaatcagtgtggaaaagagtgtctgctaagcaactgtagTGAATGTGATGTATACCTGACCCCATTGACTGTCATCCTATATTGTTGCACATTGTTAGTTGTTGTTTGTCATTTAGGCAGCCATGATAAGTACTGTATTCAATGTTAAATTCATATCATGATTCTTTGAGGCAATACATACTCTGTGTATGTCattgcatgtgggaaatataTGTTTATGAATATATAACAATTTTTTGCATACACGTACAGTATACAGTTTATACAGTACTAGGAAGGCAGCAACGTTGTTTATAAAAAAGGGCTCAGTCTAGGTGAGAGGTAACAGGTGAGACATCAGGTGAGCCTGTGAGACCTGTGCAGGAGGGGCCACATTACACCTGTGAGATCTCATGAGCAGTGAGACCTGTGTGGCTCTCTGTTGTTCACCCTACGGCTCTTGTGCGGTCTCCAGGCAGCCGGCTTGTTTTTCTGTGGCGTGCGGCCGAATCCGCACCATCAATCTGGCTCGCGGACGCAGATTAATGCTCTGTAATGGTGGCAACTCTGTCATTAGCAGTGCCGCTCTAATGGGTGTTTACAGTGCGCAGCATCGGGGCTCCTGTGGCCAGCGTCTGAGATGCGTTGGCTTTTTTCTGGCCCCTGCTTCCGAGCGGGAAGTGATGACGATCCACGTGTCTGGTGACACACGTCTCTTCCCCTCCCAGCTATGAGAAGCTCATCAGCGGGAAGTACATGGGTGAGCTGGTCCGCCTGGTGCTGCTGAAGCTGGTCAACGAGGACCTTCTGTTCAACGGCGAGGCCTCTGACCTGCTGAAGACCCGGGGCAGCTTTGAGACCCGCTTCGTGTCCCAGATCGAGAGGTGAGGATCACATTCATTGCCACTTTAAAGGGCTATTCTAGTATCATACACTGCAAGGCAGACATTACTTCAGCCTGTTTGTATAGGCATCTATTAGCCTGGGGAATAACATATGATTGGTagatgattttgaaaaaaaaaagtcattgatGCTTGTTAATGACAGGTTACGAACCTCAGGATTTGTTAAGTGGCTCACATTGACaaccacaaataaaatgcaactgGACACCCACTTGCACAGAATGTAGTTGATGGGGATGGTCTGTCCTGCCCTCTTGGCAGTGACTCTGGGGACCGAAAGCAGATCTACAACATCCTGACAACACTGGGGCTGCTGCCCTCGGAGCTGGACTGTGACATTGTGCGTCTGGCCTGTGAGAGGGTGTCCACACGGGCTGCCCACATGTGCGGAGCGGGCCTGGCAGGGGTGATCAACCGCATGAGGGAGCGCCGCAGCCAGGAGGCGCTGAAGATCACTGTGGGCGTTGATGGCTCCGTCTACAAACTGCACCcttggtgagagagaggaacaacTTTTCATTGCGTTTCGTGATTATATTTGACACACATTATCTCTTGTGTCTGACTGACCCTTTTAgatttttctttcccctctttaTCAAATTATGCTTTCTGATCCTGGCTTCAACATCTCTCTCCAGTTTTCAAGACAGATTCCACAAAATAGTTCGGGAACTGACGcctcattgtgacatcaccttTATCCAGTCAGAAGAGGGGAGCGGACGGGGTGCGGCGTTGATCTCTGCAGTGGCCTGCAAGATGGCAGCCTGCATGCTGACACCCTGAAAGGCATCTTGCAGCCTTCGACCACCAGAGGGGGAATCGGCACACATTGCTGACCTTATGTAAAGGATCATATGTTTTCAAGTCCTGGGGATTGCTGTTAGAATTTCAATACTCCAAATAGGATGCTGTGTGGAGAATACCTCAGGGTGCACAAGAACCACAAATTTCTCTGAAGCAGAATAACATTTTAGTAGAGCTTTCAAACATGCAGACAGTCCCAAGTTTCTAGATTACATTCACGTTTTTTACTCCATCACCTCAGAAAGATGTATAAACCCCTGTCCACAATGCAAAACTCTGTCAATAGCATTAGAATTGCACAGCAGCCATGAGAATGATATACTAACACAACTGGCAATGAAACATGGATACCTGTTCCTGGGCAGGATTCACTAATGTGGTTATAAACTGTATTTAATGTGGATGCTAGACGTGTTAGGAAATTCAACATTCACATTTCTTGTGATTAACGCTTATAGAACTTGAATGAGAAtataatatatcattttttttatttttgttgttttgtaccTTTGGTTAGCTTAGGACAACACAAAGGCTTTAAATCTATTGGACTGAAAGTGTGCTGAGCAGAGAAAGTGTTATCAAAGACATTACTTTCTAACACATGGCAGTTTGCTAGAAATGCAGTTTTCTAGAAATGAATTGTTTTCAACAGAAGTTTGAAATATTGAGATGTTTGCACAGAAACCACCTGCAACCTCTTATGAAGGATAGTTGAAAACACATGTAAAGTACGTTTCCAGAAAGATCTTAAAAATGGTCATTGGTAAACTGTTAAGTTAAAATGACACATTGGAAATCAGAGCTAAACATTAGAATATACAGACAATCAGATGATTATTCCTTTTCCATGACAATTTTCATCCATTCTCAGTGCCTGTATCTGTATCCATCTTTCAACTGAGCAAATCCATGTTATCAGGGAAATATTACGCATTGACGAAGATATGAAataacagtattttatttttaataatgaaatgtgcTTTGTATATGTAAGACATGAAAAATCATTGTAAATATCATTGTAACCAGaaattgttgaaaatgttgtaATATATGTACACTGTCTGGACCTgaaaaattgaataaatttaCTCTGGGTCATtgccttcctgtttcctctaCCTCACAGTGCCTTATTGCAGTGAGCCATTTGCAGGGCTCCACTTTAAGGCTCCAAGCATCCTTAAAGTGGCAGtaaaagtgttattttgtgGTGCCAAAATAAGCGTGTGTGATGATGCATGATAATGTGAGAGGAGGTGATGCGGGCTCCCTGTggcagtggagggggggagCAGTAGACAGCGGATGACGTTTGTGTCGGCATGTCCTTACAGGGTATGTGTGCAGTTCCCAGCCCTGCAACAGCATCCAgcgttggtggtatagtggttagcatagctgccttccaagcagttgacccgggttcgattcccggccaacGCAAGCATTTTGCACATATATTGGAAGTCACTCTTGGTAAaagcgtccgctaaatgaagtaatgtaatgtaatgcaacagcTCACCTCCACTGTGCTCTACTtaacaaatgtttctttgaatGTTGGAAACTAAGAAGTGAAATGTTCATCTGGTTTGAGAGCCACAATCCAAAAGATTTTCAGGAACGTTGTACA
This genomic interval carries:
- the gck gene encoding hexokinase-4 — encoded protein: MDRRTMHKVEQILSEFLLKKEELKEVMRRMQHEMDRGLRLETHDKASVKMLPTYVRSTPEGSEVGDFLALDLGGTNFRVMLVKVGEDEERGWKVETKHQMYSIPEDAMTGTAEMLFDYVAECISDFLTKHHLKHKKLPLGFTFSFPVRHEDIDKGILLNWTKGFKASGAEGNNVVGLLRDAIKRRGDFEMDVVAMVNDTVATMISCYYEDRSCEVGMIVGTGCNACYMEEMRTVELVEGEEGRMCVNTEWGAFGGNGELEEFRLEYDRVVDEMSLNPGQQL